A genomic stretch from Thermodesulforhabdus norvegica includes:
- a CDS encoding DEAD/DEAH box helicase, producing the protein MSIFTFHSQVMQDYADFVRSFVNIADDRLREFVRQLLEEEQRLWPEPLVQLSPAYRRDVTVKELAHKAVLHPETARIFRRADGLTFRLYRHQVEAIRKAVAGESFVLTSGTGSGKTFAYFIPIVDTVVRQADMPGPVAIIVYPMNALVNSQLQALKDLQQRYESRTGRSFPVRFARYTGETPEQEREAIRRQPPHILLTNYVMAELMLVRPEDRPLIEPRPDVPLFLVFDELHTYRGRQGADVAMLVRRLKARLERRRVVHIGTSATLVAHPDATPEERRQVVAEFVGRFFGISMEPDQVIEETLEPATEGGPPSIAELRAALNGPLPEQPDLETLRRHPLARWLEYALGIEPEGEGRYRRRAPRALSEVAGEPASQICLPEDQCRRALEAFLNLAAALNQELTRQGQEPFFAFKLHQFISQGRAVYATLEPPERRAFSAEGQVAAERPLYPLRFCRICGQEYYWVLRDNMQGRFLPHPTGGDVEEGLQPGYLTFFEEWDESQIPEEWLDARGRVSATWRGRVPQRVWVQPDGTIAPDAVEGAAPVWWQPRKFWLCLRCGEYYTEREAEFTKLSPLSSEGRSSATTVLATAALSHATASQVVRDKLLTFTDSRQDASLQAGHFNDFVHMAVLRAGLYRALQANRELRFHNVAEETVNHMGLEIQDIARERFLDPTSKVAREVWETFRDLTEYRLYMDLRRGWRVLQPNLEDVGLLRIAYDGLDELCGQDHLWQEVPVLSEASPDDRLRITRAFLDYIRKRLAIDVRTLEAEFLRRLARRAQQYLNEFWGLDPDTEYLREAAVCVRPTDQAGSKPRDGYIYSMTARSPVGRFLQNELTPEDFDAFMAAFLDILVRHGFLRRAVGDDGWERYRLDAARMVWQLGDGTSPPPDPVYSRRGRELSAPANPFFQRFYSTAGPELRTLEAREHTAQVVTPGERERRERRFRWLPEDQTNPELGRRLPYLVCSPTMELGIDIADLDTVHMRNVPPTPANYAQRSGRAGRQGQPGLIFTYCVAGSSHDQYFFHQRAEMVAGAVRAPRLDLTNETLIRAHAQAEWLAEVGLPLRQSIEEVVDTETYPDLTLRLHAKHSLHLGKERCGRLRDRLERILSPDRDLLVQSGWFDDQWLGRVLDEAPEHFDQAFDRWRELFRIATQELEHAQQEMYRARTKEAQDEARRRQTEALRQRNLLLQIDVAREESDFYPYRYLASEGFLPGYNFPALPVRAWVPRGEGEFISRPRHLAIREFAPHNIVYHEGAKWQVRAFMPPPGGLEERRRMIRLCFTCGAFAETGMERCPLCNTLFEGVNSEAMLLLDLPNVRLVRRERITCNEEERVRMGYDLVVTYQFARSGVGPRTLEADVVVGGQPLFHLTYAPAATLLYINRGWRGRPVGFVVDLASGDLLTDNEAEREARAPRRGGPPSQSANRERLALSTWETQNVLLVRPHDPTLWKDPRVEASLTYALKRGIEQAYQLEEQELGVERVGQDAHRAILFYEAAEGGLGVLRRFVEERNAMALVAQEALQICHFDLQGNDRKPECREACYECLLSYTNQREALHLNRRLVRDLFTHLLNAEIRPRTGNVSWEDHLAYLQSCTQSEFERAFLNFLAEHGYRLPDDAQKSFQDPRCIADFFYQPNVVVFCDGPPHDSGYQRRVDETTRKALVARGYRVIVIRWGEDLAAQVGQYPDVFASG; encoded by the coding sequence ATGAGTATCTTCACCTTCCACAGCCAGGTCATGCAGGATTACGCGGACTTCGTCCGCTCCTTCGTCAACATTGCGGACGACCGCCTGCGGGAGTTCGTGCGCCAGCTGCTGGAGGAAGAGCAACGGCTCTGGCCCGAGCCACTGGTGCAGCTTTCCCCCGCCTATCGCCGGGACGTGACGGTGAAAGAACTGGCCCATAAGGCGGTGCTTCACCCGGAAACCGCCCGCATCTTCCGTCGCGCCGATGGCCTTACCTTCCGCCTCTACCGCCACCAGGTGGAGGCCATTCGCAAGGCCGTCGCGGGCGAGAGCTTTGTCCTCACCTCCGGTACCGGGTCCGGCAAGACCTTCGCCTACTTCATCCCCATCGTGGACACGGTCGTCCGTCAGGCCGACATGCCCGGCCCGGTCGCCATCATCGTCTACCCCATGAACGCGCTGGTCAACTCCCAGCTTCAGGCGCTAAAGGACCTGCAGCAGCGCTACGAGTCCCGCACCGGCCGCTCCTTCCCCGTCCGCTTCGCTCGCTACACAGGGGAAACCCCGGAGCAAGAACGGGAGGCCATCCGGCGGCAGCCGCCCCACATCCTGTTGACCAACTACGTCATGGCCGAACTGATGCTCGTTCGGCCGGAAGATCGTCCCCTGATTGAACCGCGGCCGGACGTGCCCCTCTTTCTGGTCTTTGATGAGCTACACACCTACCGGGGCCGTCAGGGCGCGGACGTGGCCATGCTCGTGCGCCGTCTGAAGGCCCGGCTGGAGCGGCGGCGCGTCGTGCACATCGGCACCAGCGCCACCCTGGTCGCCCACCCTGACGCCACGCCGGAAGAACGCCGCCAGGTGGTGGCCGAGTTCGTGGGCCGCTTTTTCGGCATCTCCATGGAGCCCGACCAGGTCATTGAGGAAACGCTGGAACCGGCAACTGAAGGCGGTCCTCCCTCTATAGCCGAACTCCGCGCGGCCCTCAACGGGCCTTTGCCGGAACAGCCCGACCTGGAGACCTTGCGGCGTCACCCCCTGGCCCGCTGGCTGGAATACGCCCTGGGCATTGAGCCGGAGGGAGAAGGGCGTTACCGCCGCCGCGCCCCGCGGGCCCTTTCCGAAGTGGCGGGGGAACCCGCGAGCCAGATCTGCCTTCCGGAGGACCAATGCCGCCGCGCCCTGGAAGCCTTCCTCAACCTCGCGGCTGCCCTCAACCAGGAACTAACCCGCCAGGGGCAGGAGCCCTTCTTCGCCTTCAAACTCCACCAGTTTATCTCCCAGGGCCGGGCGGTCTACGCTACCCTGGAGCCTCCTGAAAGGCGGGCGTTCTCGGCCGAAGGCCAGGTCGCCGCGGAGCGTCCCCTTTACCCGTTGCGCTTCTGCCGCATCTGCGGTCAGGAGTACTACTGGGTGCTGCGAGACAACATGCAAGGCCGGTTCCTCCCCCATCCGACCGGCGGGGACGTGGAAGAAGGCCTGCAGCCGGGGTACCTTACCTTTTTCGAAGAGTGGGACGAGAGCCAGATTCCCGAAGAGTGGCTTGACGCCCGGGGCCGGGTCAGCGCCACCTGGCGGGGCCGCGTTCCTCAACGGGTCTGGGTGCAGCCGGATGGCACCATCGCCCCTGACGCGGTGGAAGGCGCGGCTCCGGTCTGGTGGCAACCCCGCAAGTTCTGGTTGTGCTTGCGCTGCGGCGAGTACTACACGGAACGGGAGGCCGAGTTCACCAAGCTCTCCCCTCTCTCCAGCGAAGGCCGATCCTCGGCCACCACGGTGCTGGCGACGGCGGCTCTGAGCCATGCGACCGCAAGCCAGGTGGTGCGCGACAAGCTTCTCACCTTCACCGACAGCCGTCAGGACGCCTCCCTCCAGGCGGGCCACTTCAACGACTTCGTCCACATGGCCGTGCTGCGGGCAGGCCTCTACCGGGCCCTGCAGGCGAACAGGGAACTGCGCTTCCACAACGTTGCCGAGGAAACGGTCAACCACATGGGCCTGGAAATCCAGGACATTGCCCGGGAACGGTTCCTGGATCCGACCTCCAAAGTGGCCCGGGAAGTGTGGGAAACGTTCCGCGACCTCACCGAGTACCGGCTTTACATGGACCTGCGCCGCGGGTGGCGGGTCCTGCAGCCCAACCTGGAGGATGTGGGCCTCCTGCGCATTGCGTACGATGGGCTCGACGAACTGTGCGGGCAGGACCACCTCTGGCAGGAGGTGCCCGTTCTCTCAGAGGCTTCTCCGGACGACCGTCTCCGGATTACGAGAGCCTTCCTCGACTACATCCGCAAGCGCCTGGCCATCGACGTGCGCACGCTGGAAGCCGAGTTCCTGCGGCGGCTGGCGCGCCGCGCCCAGCAGTACCTCAACGAGTTCTGGGGCCTGGACCCGGACACGGAGTACCTGCGCGAGGCCGCGGTGTGCGTTCGCCCCACAGACCAGGCCGGCTCCAAACCACGAGACGGGTACATTTACAGCATGACTGCGCGGTCACCCGTCGGGCGCTTCTTGCAGAACGAACTGACGCCCGAGGACTTCGACGCCTTCATGGCCGCTTTCCTGGACATCCTCGTCCGACACGGCTTCCTCAGGCGCGCGGTCGGCGATGACGGCTGGGAACGCTACCGGCTGGACGCGGCGCGCATGGTGTGGCAGCTTGGCGACGGCACATCCCCGCCACCGGACCCGGTGTACAGCCGCCGGGGCCGGGAGCTGTCCGCGCCGGCGAACCCCTTCTTCCAGCGCTTCTACAGCACCGCCGGGCCCGAACTGCGCACCCTGGAAGCCCGCGAGCACACGGCGCAGGTGGTCACCCCTGGCGAGCGAGAACGCCGTGAGCGCCGCTTCCGCTGGCTGCCCGAAGACCAAACAAACCCCGAACTGGGCCGGCGCCTGCCCTACCTCGTGTGCTCGCCGACCATGGAACTGGGCATCGACATCGCGGACCTGGACACGGTGCACATGCGCAATGTGCCGCCCACTCCGGCCAACTACGCCCAGCGCAGTGGCCGTGCAGGACGGCAAGGGCAGCCTGGGCTGATTTTCACCTACTGCGTGGCCGGCAGCAGCCACGACCAGTATTTCTTCCACCAGCGGGCTGAAATGGTCGCGGGCGCCGTGCGCGCGCCGCGACTGGACCTGACCAACGAAACCTTGATTCGAGCCCACGCTCAGGCCGAATGGCTGGCGGAGGTAGGCTTACCCCTCCGCCAGTCCATCGAAGAGGTCGTGGACACCGAGACCTACCCGGACCTGACGTTGCGGCTCCACGCCAAACACAGCCTTCACCTGGGGAAAGAGCGCTGCGGCCGCCTGCGCGATCGCCTGGAGCGTATCCTCTCCCCGGACCGGGACCTCCTTGTGCAGTCCGGATGGTTCGACGACCAGTGGCTGGGCAGGGTGCTGGACGAGGCGCCGGAACACTTCGACCAGGCCTTCGACCGCTGGCGGGAGCTCTTCCGCATTGCCACGCAGGAACTGGAGCACGCCCAGCAGGAGATGTACAGGGCGCGGACCAAAGAAGCCCAGGACGAAGCCCGCCGCCGACAAACGGAAGCCCTGCGCCAGCGGAACCTCCTGCTGCAGATTGACGTGGCCCGGGAGGAAAGCGATTTCTACCCCTACCGTTACCTCGCCTCCGAAGGGTTCCTGCCCGGGTACAACTTCCCGGCGCTGCCGGTGCGCGCGTGGGTGCCACGCGGGGAAGGCGAATTCATCTCCCGCCCGCGGCACCTGGCTATTCGGGAGTTTGCGCCCCACAACATCGTCTACCACGAGGGGGCCAAGTGGCAGGTACGGGCCTTCATGCCCCCACCCGGCGGCCTGGAAGAGCGCCGGCGGATGATCCGGCTGTGCTTCACCTGTGGGGCGTTCGCCGAAACGGGCATGGAGCGATGCCCCCTCTGCAACACCCTCTTCGAGGGCGTTAACAGCGAAGCGATGCTCCTCCTCGACCTCCCCAACGTCCGGCTGGTCCGACGGGAACGCATTACCTGCAACGAGGAAGAGCGGGTGCGCATGGGTTACGACCTCGTTGTGACCTATCAGTTTGCCCGATCTGGGGTTGGACCCCGCACGCTGGAGGCGGATGTTGTGGTGGGAGGCCAACCCCTCTTCCACCTGACCTATGCGCCTGCGGCGACCCTGCTTTACATCAACCGCGGCTGGCGAGGTCGGCCAGTGGGCTTCGTTGTTGACCTCGCCTCCGGAGACCTCCTCACCGACAACGAGGCCGAACGCGAAGCCCGCGCGCCGCGGCGAGGCGGTCCACCTTCTCAGAGTGCCAACCGGGAACGGCTGGCGCTTTCCACCTGGGAAACGCAGAACGTGCTCCTCGTGCGGCCGCACGACCCCACCCTCTGGAAGGACCCGCGTGTGGAGGCCAGTCTTACCTACGCGCTGAAACGGGGTATCGAACAGGCTTACCAGCTCGAAGAACAGGAACTGGGCGTGGAGCGCGTGGGACAGGATGCACACCGGGCGATACTCTTTTACGAGGCGGCAGAGGGCGGCCTGGGCGTGTTGCGCCGTTTTGTCGAAGAGCGGAATGCCATGGCCCTGGTGGCGCAAGAAGCGCTGCAGATTTGCCACTTTGACTTACAGGGCAACGACCGGAAGCCCGAATGCCGGGAGGCCTGCTACGAGTGCCTTCTGAGCTACACCAACCAGCGTGAGGCGCTTCACCTCAACCGCCGGCTGGTGCGCGATCTGTTCACCCACCTCCTGAATGCCGAAATCCGCCCCCGCACCGGGAATGTCAGCTGGGAGGACCACCTGGCCTACCTGCAAAGCTGCACCCAGTCCGAGTTCGAACGCGCCTTTCTCAACTTCCTCGCCGAGCACGGGTACCGTCTTCCCGACGACGCACAGAAGTCCTTCCAGGACCCCCGCTGCATTGCCGATTTCTTCTACCAGCCGAATGTGGTGGTGTTCTGCGACGGCCCACCCCACGACTCGGGGTACCAGCGTCGCGTCGACGAGACCACCCGCAAGGCCCTTGTGGCACGTGGGTACCGGGTCATCGTCATCCGCTGGGGCGAGGACCTGGCCGCTCAGGTGGGGCAATACCCGGATGTGTTCGCCTCGGGTTAA
- a CDS encoding helicase-related protein, which yields MVDEAHGATPGRGTDRHLRYELVRELAANPNRHLILLTATPHSGIAESFQKLLGLLRPEFEAWDLTELTESQRRELAKHFVQRTRMDIEKQWKGAPIFPKRETVDATYTLSPAYRELFEAVYRFSKNIVKSGLALAAHQRRMRWWSALVLLRCVMSSPRAAAVALAKRRQGEALTAEEDVEDVSPIYEPSDRRPSDEVPTPLLEQTEADLMPTEQRRLRELERMAAAISEAEDKKLQEAIRLVRRLLQQGHNPVVWCYYVDTAEYVAEKLEAALAAETPSARVLCVTGRLGEEERRLKVEAFMREPGRRVLVATDCLSEGINLQKGFDAVIHYDLPWNPNRLEQREGRVDRYGQPKPVVKAVRFYGRDNPVDGAIIRVLLDKAREIRRILGTHVPVPEEERLIMEALVHALFLGREQIYRQLTLLEGPVPEIHRKWELDAQRERESRTRFAQHALKPDIVRRELEATDQVLGDPDAVRNFVLTARQKVGLQVGPRGRYADVWEVITEEAALVSVPAAVQHALPRDRSGRWVITFTSPTPEGAEYLGRNHPFVTALARYLFEQALEGNGVDHSARAGAIRTRAVGHLTALLLLRPRYLIHRPNRNPLLAEEVLVVGWRAFSDRWLAPEEALPLLTAEPTANMLPAEKRELVQDVLEALQPFFAEADASPLPNILAARAAQLEEAHRRVRQSVGEQVRGLKVEPHWPPDILGILLLQPEVMP from the coding sequence ATGGTGGACGAGGCCCACGGCGCAACGCCCGGCCGCGGCACGGACCGGCATCTGCGTTACGAACTCGTCCGGGAGCTGGCCGCTAACCCCAATCGCCACCTCATCCTGTTGACCGCCACGCCCCACAGCGGCATCGCGGAGTCCTTCCAAAAACTCCTGGGTCTCCTGCGGCCGGAGTTCGAAGCGTGGGACCTTACCGAGCTCACGGAGTCGCAGCGCCGGGAGCTCGCCAAGCACTTTGTGCAGCGCACCCGCATGGACATCGAGAAGCAGTGGAAAGGCGCGCCCATCTTCCCCAAACGGGAGACGGTCGACGCCACCTATACCCTCTCCCCGGCTTACCGAGAGCTCTTTGAAGCCGTCTACCGCTTCAGCAAGAACATCGTGAAAAGCGGGTTGGCCCTTGCGGCCCACCAGCGCCGCATGCGCTGGTGGAGCGCTCTGGTGCTCCTGCGCTGCGTGATGTCCAGCCCCCGGGCCGCGGCGGTGGCCCTGGCCAAACGCCGCCAGGGCGAAGCGCTTACCGCCGAAGAGGACGTGGAAGATGTCTCGCCGATCTACGAGCCCAGCGACCGCCGGCCCAGCGACGAGGTGCCCACGCCCTTGCTGGAGCAGACCGAAGCCGACCTGATGCCCACGGAACAGCGTCGGCTCCGCGAGCTGGAGCGAATGGCCGCCGCGATTTCTGAGGCCGAGGACAAAAAACTGCAGGAGGCCATTCGCCTGGTGCGCCGCCTCCTGCAACAAGGCCACAACCCTGTCGTCTGGTGCTACTACGTGGACACCGCCGAGTACGTCGCCGAAAAGCTGGAAGCGGCCCTCGCGGCGGAGACGCCATCCGCCCGCGTCCTTTGCGTGACCGGCCGCCTGGGTGAGGAAGAGCGCCGGCTCAAGGTGGAAGCCTTCATGCGGGAACCCGGCCGGCGGGTGCTCGTGGCCACGGACTGCCTCAGCGAGGGCATCAACCTGCAAAAAGGGTTTGACGCCGTCATCCACTACGACCTGCCCTGGAATCCCAACCGCCTGGAACAGCGGGAAGGGCGGGTAGACCGCTACGGCCAGCCCAAACCGGTGGTGAAGGCCGTGCGTTTCTACGGCCGCGATAACCCCGTGGACGGCGCCATTATTCGCGTCCTTCTCGACAAGGCGCGGGAAATTCGCCGGATCCTGGGCACCCATGTGCCCGTGCCCGAAGAAGAACGGCTCATCATGGAAGCCCTTGTCCACGCCCTCTTCCTCGGCCGTGAACAAATCTATCGACAGCTGACCCTGCTCGAAGGCCCGGTCCCCGAAATCCACCGCAAGTGGGAACTGGACGCCCAGCGGGAGCGGGAGAGCCGCACCCGCTTTGCCCAGCACGCACTCAAACCTGATATCGTGCGCCGTGAACTCGAAGCCACCGACCAGGTCCTCGGCGACCCGGACGCGGTCCGCAACTTCGTGCTCACCGCGCGCCAGAAAGTGGGCCTGCAGGTCGGGCCAAGGGGCCGGTACGCCGACGTGTGGGAGGTGATCACCGAAGAAGCCGCGCTGGTGAGCGTCCCGGCCGCAGTGCAGCACGCGCTCCCCAGGGACCGGTCGGGACGCTGGGTGATCACCTTCACGAGTCCGACACCGGAAGGGGCCGAGTACCTGGGCCGCAATCACCCCTTCGTCACCGCGTTAGCCCGCTATCTGTTCGAGCAAGCCCTGGAAGGGAACGGGGTGGACCACAGCGCCCGCGCTGGCGCCATCCGCACCCGGGCTGTCGGTCACCTCACCGCGCTGCTCCTGCTCCGGCCTCGATACCTCATCCACCGGCCGAACCGCAACCCGCTCCTGGCCGAAGAAGTGCTGGTCGTCGGGTGGCGGGCCTTCAGCGACCGGTGGCTGGCCCCAGAAGAGGCCCTGCCCTTGCTGACAGCCGAGCCCACGGCCAACATGCTCCCGGCTGAGAAGCGGGAGCTGGTCCAGGACGTGCTGGAGGCGCTGCAGCCCTTCTTCGCCGAGGCCGATGCCTCCCCGCTGCCGAACATTCTTGCAGCACGGGCCGCCCAGCTGGAGGAAGCCCACCGCCGGGTGCGCCAAAGCGTGGGCGAACAGGTGCGCGGGCTGAAGGTCGAGCCCCACTGGCCGCCCGATATCCTGGGCATTCTGCTACTGCAACCGGAGGTGATGCCATGA
- a CDS encoding Eco57I restriction-modification methylase domain-containing protein codes for MSVVLVEPRIAFRVAVSQRAVYFAGGLFGPDFLEKLEAAALPGQRPTDFGLPAGRSVLDEAAALYRDARKMWQVFRHRLERLSEKESGTSETRNAWVIPFLSLLGYDLHYNSRAYVVGDMAYHISHRAGEKEDAPPVHIVAARKELGRVDPDGRPRMSPHALMQEFLNRSEHLWGIVTNGRVLRLLRKSPLLRQQAYVEFDLEAIFEAEGDAHFNDFVVLYRLLHRTRPPQGIADAAECRLELYYQQALEEGNRARDRLRDGVEASLQVLGTGFLGLNSELPYQDGDLARGLYEDLLRLVYRLLFLLVAEERNLLGGTDLYRDHYSITRLRRLADRREAYTDHEDLWLSLRVLWELLRDPTPKADGRPLAALLCLPVLDGGLFAPIALENLRLTNRDLLEAIYYLSYYYDEESLAWRRVNYAALDVEELGSVYESLLDHHPIIVQEPEGPAFRFATGTERKSTGSYYTPPELVQELIKSTLEPVIEERLKGSSDRIAQEKALLSIKVVDPACGSGHFLLAAARRLARELARMRTVEEEPSPEAEREARREVIAYCIYGVDKNPLAVELCKVALWIEGHVPGKPLTFLDHRIRCGDSLVGVFDLSVLKEGIPDAAYAPVSDDDRPLAREIKKRNAVERSGQLAVSARLLDEALFECALATLEVEALPDDSPQAIAEKSRRYEALRASQEPIRQACDLWTAAFFQHLMSGKNAVTTDAVRRALAGRPVHGQVSGMAEAVARRLRFFHWPLEFQEVFAEGGFDVVLCNPPYGYLFTARSAKFAKAQCMYLQARSSKNMASYFVLLALNIVRSDGRIGFVMPKSFTYSDAWREMRRYMLPYIISVIDVGQAWKQVRLEQIMLTLQLSKGTSIVPQIKVGRITGDGHFNTHFVHREKCKELDVIPSGVSPRDLELLEIIETSEHCMLSDICTTKRGASIKRNLIKPSGDIPIVQGRNIREFQEPTPSGFIRLEDIDKASLFVTPSSTPLFQNIVAHIKYPQEHIRIIGTICSSPVVCTDTVNILTVTLVGIDPFIITGYLMSNLINWYVHVFIFNRAQRTMHFDGYVLARIPIPLDKLGSLSEVCVGLQQEPNGKELWDALNSIVYSAFEIPMRLRQYVDSIHKPRYR; via the coding sequence ATGAGTGTGGTCCTGGTCGAGCCTCGCATTGCATTTCGTGTAGCCGTGAGCCAGCGCGCGGTGTACTTCGCAGGTGGGCTCTTCGGCCCCGACTTCCTGGAGAAACTGGAGGCCGCCGCGCTGCCCGGCCAGCGTCCGACCGACTTTGGCCTGCCGGCCGGACGCTCCGTGCTGGACGAAGCGGCCGCCCTCTACCGGGACGCCCGCAAGATGTGGCAGGTGTTCCGCCATCGCCTGGAGCGCCTATCCGAGAAGGAATCGGGCACGAGTGAGACGCGCAACGCGTGGGTGATCCCCTTCCTGAGCCTCCTGGGGTACGACCTGCATTACAATTCCAGGGCCTATGTGGTAGGCGACATGGCTTACCACATCTCCCACCGTGCCGGGGAGAAGGAGGACGCGCCGCCCGTGCACATTGTAGCCGCGCGCAAGGAACTGGGGCGGGTTGATCCCGACGGCCGCCCGCGCATGTCCCCCCACGCGCTGATGCAGGAATTCCTCAACCGGTCGGAGCACCTTTGGGGCATCGTCACCAACGGCCGCGTGCTCCGGCTGCTGCGCAAGTCCCCCTTGCTCCGCCAGCAGGCCTACGTGGAGTTTGACCTGGAGGCCATCTTTGAGGCCGAAGGCGACGCCCACTTCAACGACTTTGTGGTCCTCTACCGCCTGCTCCACCGCACGCGGCCGCCCCAGGGCATTGCCGACGCGGCCGAGTGTCGGCTGGAACTCTACTACCAGCAGGCCCTGGAGGAGGGGAACCGCGCCCGTGACCGCCTGCGGGACGGCGTGGAGGCGTCCTTGCAGGTTCTGGGGACCGGCTTCCTGGGACTCAACTCCGAACTACCCTACCAGGATGGCGACTTGGCTCGCGGCCTGTACGAGGATCTGCTCCGGCTGGTCTACCGCTTGCTCTTTCTCCTGGTCGCGGAGGAGCGCAACCTCCTGGGTGGCACGGACCTCTACCGGGACCACTACAGCATCACCCGTCTGCGCCGCCTGGCCGACCGCCGCGAGGCCTACACCGACCATGAGGACCTCTGGCTCTCCTTGCGGGTGCTGTGGGAGCTCCTCCGGGACCCCACGCCGAAGGCCGACGGACGGCCCCTGGCTGCGCTCCTTTGCCTCCCCGTGCTGGACGGCGGCCTCTTCGCGCCCATTGCGCTGGAAAACCTGCGCCTTACCAACCGGGACCTCCTGGAAGCTATCTACTACCTCTCCTACTACTACGACGAGGAGTCCCTGGCCTGGCGCCGGGTAAACTACGCGGCCCTGGACGTGGAGGAACTGGGTTCGGTCTACGAGAGCCTTCTGGACCACCATCCCATCATCGTCCAGGAACCCGAGGGTCCCGCCTTCCGCTTCGCCACGGGCACCGAGCGCAAGTCCACTGGCTCCTACTACACCCCGCCGGAGCTGGTGCAGGAGCTGATCAAGAGCACGCTGGAACCGGTAATCGAAGAGAGGCTGAAGGGATCCTCAGATCGTATTGCTCAGGAGAAGGCCCTCCTTTCCATCAAAGTCGTGGACCCTGCCTGCGGCTCCGGTCACTTCCTCCTCGCGGCTGCCCGCCGCCTGGCCAGGGAACTGGCCCGCATGCGCACCGTAGAAGAGGAGCCTTCCCCTGAGGCCGAGCGGGAGGCCAGACGGGAGGTCATCGCCTACTGCATCTACGGCGTCGACAAGAACCCCCTGGCCGTGGAGCTGTGCAAGGTGGCGCTGTGGATTGAAGGCCATGTGCCGGGCAAGCCCCTCACGTTCCTGGACCACCGCATCCGCTGCGGCGACAGCCTGGTGGGCGTCTTTGACCTGAGCGTGCTGAAGGAGGGCATCCCCGACGCCGCGTATGCCCCTGTTTCCGACGACGACAGGCCCCTGGCCCGGGAGATTAAGAAGCGCAACGCGGTGGAGCGCAGCGGCCAGCTCGCCGTATCCGCGCGCCTGCTGGACGAGGCCCTCTTCGAATGCGCTCTGGCCACCCTGGAGGTGGAGGCGCTCCCCGACGATTCGCCTCAGGCCATCGCGGAGAAATCCCGCCGGTACGAGGCGCTGCGCGCGAGCCAGGAGCCCATCCGCCAGGCGTGCGATTTGTGGACAGCGGCGTTCTTCCAGCACCTGATGTCCGGCAAAAATGCGGTTACCACCGACGCCGTCCGCCGGGCCCTGGCCGGCCGGCCCGTCCATGGCCAAGTGAGCGGCATGGCGGAAGCGGTGGCCCGGCGCCTCCGCTTCTTCCACTGGCCCTTGGAGTTCCAGGAGGTCTTCGCCGAGGGGGGATTTGATGTGGTGTTATGTAATCCACCATACGGTTATCTCTTCACAGCTCGTAGTGCTAAGTTTGCGAAAGCACAATGTATGTACTTACAAGCGCGATCTTCTAAAAACATGGCCTCGTACTTTGTTCTCCTAGCATTGAATATAGTCAGGTCCGATGGTCGCATTGGGTTTGTTATGCCTAAATCGTTCACATACTCAGATGCATGGCGTGAAATGCGTAGGTACATGTTGCCCTATATTATATCTGTTATCGACGTTGGACAAGCATGGAAACAAGTTCGTCTTGAACAAATTATGCTTACACTGCAACTTAGCAAAGGAACAAGTATAGTACCACAGATTAAGGTAGGACGTATTACGGGTGATGGGCATTTTAACACTCACTTTGTTCATAGAGAAAAATGCAAAGAACTGGATGTAATACCATCTGGAGTATCTCCCAGGGATCTAGAGTTACTTGAAATTATCGAGACATCGGAACACTGTATGTTAAGCGATATTTGCACAACAAAGAGAGGCGCTTCAATAAAGAGAAACCTGATTAAGCCATCTGGAGACATTCCTATAGTACAAGGACGTAATATTAGGGAATTCCAAGAACCAACACCCTCTGGGTTTATTAGATTAGAAGACATCGACAAGGCCAGTTTATTCGTCACTCCATCCAGCACACCACTATTTCAAAACATAGTTGCGCATATTAAGTATCCCCAAGAACATATTCGTATTATTGGTACAATTTGCAGCAGTCCAGTAGTGTGTACAGATACTGTAAATATTTTGACGGTCACGCTCGTTGGCATAGATCCTTTTATCATCACCGGTTATCTCATGTCTAATTTGATTAACTGGTACGTGCATGTGTTCATATTCAACAGAGCTCAGAGAACTATGCATTTTGACGGTTACGTTTTAGCTAGGATACCTATACCGCTCGATAAACTGGGCAGTCTCTCAGAGGTTTGCGTAGGCCTCCAGCAGGAACCAAATGGCAAAGAGCTGTGGGATGCCTTAAATTCCATAGTTTATAGCGCATTTGAGATTCCGATGCGTCTGCGCCAATACGTTGACTCTATACATAAACCAAGATATCGATAA
- a CDS encoding type II toxin-antitoxin system Phd/YefM family antitoxin translates to MERVVSATEARIRFGELMRRAVENRETFIVERGGKPYVVVLSVEAYERLRKGQPQATWQETLEQILQLGARIKARRGGSPLPPPEEVIRQMREERSAQLTGLP, encoded by the coding sequence ATGGAACGTGTGGTTAGCGCCACCGAGGCCCGCATCCGCTTCGGCGAACTGATGCGCCGGGCAGTGGAAAACCGGGAAACCTTTATCGTCGAGCGGGGCGGCAAGCCCTATGTTGTTGTGCTCTCCGTGGAAGCGTACGAGCGGCTACGAAAGGGACAGCCCCAAGCAACCTGGCAGGAAACGCTGGAGCAAATTCTTCAGTTGGGAGCCCGGATTAAGGCCCGTAGAGGGGGAAGTCCGCTTCCACCGCCGGAGGAGGTCATCCGTCAGATGCGGGAGGAGCGAAGTGCTCAACTCACCGGTTTGCCTTGA